The proteins below are encoded in one region of Paralysiella testudinis:
- a CDS encoding DUF7281 domain-containing protein, protein MNKNTLMQIQKALRERPTHVKANKIWQQLHHEENIGTPGSGGLILSESDLSHLETIYARHSKQSAEHRLPKHSDRMDTAAVYRNEKYSARNVFADMLVFAAPHATLPLKQGHVPGGIKGLVPTVMLPELAIADIHKLIVVENGNMLTRWHDWHLLLPENWQDALLLYRGHGQNSKQVRQLINLLPENSKLAIYPDFDPAGLGIAADFAQLRHFSVAIPQNWPQLRRNHPDNQEAQFIRQTQSTIDAALTKKLQPFPPLTLMLAHLKQQHLALMQENCLRLGGLQMVEIK, encoded by the coding sequence ATGAACAAAAATACGTTAATGCAGATTCAAAAAGCCTTGCGCGAACGGCCAACTCATGTAAAAGCCAATAAAATCTGGCAGCAACTGCACCACGAAGAAAATATCGGCACCCCCGGCAGCGGTGGCCTTATCTTGTCTGAGTCTGATCTCAGCCACTTGGAAACCATTTACGCACGGCACAGCAAACAATCAGCAGAACACCGCCTACCCAAGCACAGTGACCGCATGGATACAGCAGCCGTCTACCGCAACGAAAAATACAGCGCCCGAAACGTGTTTGCCGATATGCTGGTGTTTGCCGCACCTCATGCCACACTGCCACTGAAACAAGGGCATGTTCCCGGTGGCATTAAAGGGCTGGTGCCCACAGTAATGCTGCCTGAATTAGCCATTGCCGATATTCACAAACTGATTGTGGTTGAAAACGGCAATATGCTTACCCGCTGGCACGATTGGCATCTTCTACTGCCCGAAAACTGGCAAGATGCACTGTTGCTCTACCGTGGTCACGGCCAAAACAGCAAACAAGTGCGCCAATTAATTAACTTGCTACCTGAAAATAGCAAGCTGGCCATTTACCCTGATTTCGATCCTGCCGGCTTGGGCATTGCGGCAGATTTTGCCCAATTGCGCCATTTTTCTGTGGCTATACCTCAAAATTGGCCGCAATTACGCCGTAACCACCCTGATAACCAAGAAGCGCAATTTATCCGCCAAACCCAAAGCACTATTGATGCTGCCTTAACGAAAAAACTTCAACCATTTCCACCATTAACCCTAATGCTGGCACATTTAAAACAGCAACATCTCGCACTTATGCAGGAAAACTGCCTGCGCTTAGGCGGTTTGCAAATGGTAGAAATAAAATAA
- a CDS encoding NAD(P)/FAD-dependent oxidoreductase, producing the protein MQKPDFQEHIDSYYSASRNDHRTYPALNGHLDVDTCIIGGGLAGIGTALPLAEAGHNVALIEAARIGFGASGRNGGQVLPGWAADSSTIAAASNTGTAQSLWQLSVDAVDLIDTRIRQHQIDCDWQRGYATVAIKPRHLQELHQARQEAENIYGYHGQQEWSREQLQAQLGSTRYIGALYDPNAGHLHPLNYTLGLARAATAAGAQLFEHTPMLSVAPHQGGYLIRTPQGNIQAQRLVLAVNVFQHALQQPLFQPITGKILPVGTYIIATEPLGERADGIIRNNMAVCDTRFVLDYYRLSADKRLLFGGKVNYSGREPSRQAIEHSMRRDMLKVFPQLADIRIDYAWGGHVDISMSRAPHFGRLAPNLYFMQGFSGHGVAATGIGGQITAEAILGDDSRLRLFEQLRHRNFPGGTYLRLPSQWLGVGYYRLKDLLP; encoded by the coding sequence ATGCAAAAACCCGATTTCCAAGAACACATCGACTCCTACTACAGCGCCAGCCGCAACGACCATCGCACCTACCCCGCCCTAAACGGCCATTTGGATGTGGACACCTGCATTATCGGCGGCGGCTTGGCCGGCATCGGCACCGCCTTGCCGCTGGCCGAAGCCGGACACAATGTGGCATTGATTGAAGCCGCCCGCATCGGCTTTGGCGCCTCCGGGCGCAACGGCGGCCAAGTGTTGCCCGGTTGGGCGGCAGACAGCAGCACCATTGCCGCCGCCAGCAATACTGGCACCGCACAAAGCCTGTGGCAGCTCAGCGTAGACGCAGTCGATTTAATCGATACCCGCATCCGCCAACACCAGATTGACTGCGATTGGCAACGCGGCTATGCCACCGTAGCCATCAAACCGCGTCATTTACAGGAATTGCACCAAGCACGGCAAGAAGCCGAAAATATTTATGGCTACCACGGCCAGCAAGAATGGAGCCGCGAGCAATTGCAGGCGCAATTGGGCAGCACGCGCTATATCGGCGCCCTCTATGACCCTAATGCCGGCCATCTGCACCCGCTCAACTACACCTTGGGCTTAGCGCGTGCCGCCACAGCCGCCGGGGCGCAACTATTTGAACACACACCTATGTTGTCGGTAGCGCCGCACCAAGGCGGCTATCTCATCCGCACACCGCAGGGCAATATCCAAGCGCAGCGGCTGGTGTTGGCGGTAAACGTATTCCAACACGCTTTGCAACAGCCGCTGTTTCAGCCCATCACCGGCAAAATTCTGCCGGTGGGCACCTACATCATCGCCACCGAGCCTTTGGGTGAACGAGCCGACGGCATTATCCGCAACAATATGGCCGTGTGCGACACCCGCTTTGTGCTCGACTACTACCGCCTCAGCGCCGACAAACGGCTGCTGTTTGGCGGCAAAGTGAACTACTCCGGCCGCGAACCCAGCCGCCAAGCCATCGAACACAGCATGCGCCGCGATATGCTCAAAGTGTTTCCGCAATTGGCCGATATTCGCATCGACTACGCTTGGGGCGGCCATGTCGACATCAGCATGAGCCGCGCCCCACATTTCGGCCGCTTGGCCCCCAACCTGTACTTTATGCAAGGCTTTTCCGGCCACGGCGTGGCCGCCACCGGCATCGGCGGCCAAATTACCGCCGAAGCAATTTTGGGCGACGACAGCCGCTTGCGCTTATTTGAGCAACTGCGCCACCGCAACTTCCCCGGCGGCACCTATCTGCGCTTGCCCAGCCAATGGCTGGGGGTGGGCTATTACCGCTTGAAAGATTTATTGCCCTAG
- the coaBC gene encoding bifunctional phosphopantothenoylcysteine decarboxylase/phosphopantothenate--cysteine ligase CoaBC yields the protein MSKHILLGISGGIAAYKSCELVRLLKKQGHEVSVAMSRAATEFVHPNTFQALSGNPVLVDTHGSGDGNGMAHINLTRAADVMLIAPATANTLAKIAHGVADNLLTNLAAARKCPLAVAPAMNVEMWFNPANQRNIAQLRQDGVHIFEPASGEQACGEVGVGRMLEAVELADLLADVSTPQTLAGKKVLLTAGATFEAIDPVRGITNISSGQMGLALARACRAAGAEVTLIYGQVQAPIPAGLAQAVQAVSAEAMYAAVHRHIGRQDIFIAVAAVADYKVKNSHAQKLKKDLSGSPPLIELAENPDILASVAALPQPPFCVGFAAESERVLEYARIKRAKKNIPMLVANQVAQAMGKDSNQVTILDQHGETALPHMSKADTATAIVAHLAGLLV from the coding sequence ATGAGCAAACATATTTTATTGGGCATCAGCGGCGGCATTGCCGCTTATAAATCGTGCGAATTGGTGCGGCTGCTGAAAAAGCAAGGGCATGAAGTGAGTGTGGCCATGAGCCGTGCGGCCACCGAGTTTGTGCATCCCAATACCTTTCAAGCGCTCAGTGGCAATCCAGTGCTGGTAGACACCCACGGCAGCGGCGATGGCAACGGCATGGCACACATCAACCTTACCCGCGCCGCCGATGTGATGCTGATTGCCCCGGCCACCGCCAATACCTTGGCCAAAATCGCCCACGGCGTGGCCGATAATTTGCTCACCAATCTGGCCGCCGCCCGCAAATGCCCGCTGGCCGTAGCCCCTGCCATGAATGTGGAGATGTGGTTTAACCCGGCCAATCAACGCAATATTGCCCAATTGCGCCAAGACGGCGTACATATCTTCGAGCCGGCCAGCGGCGAGCAAGCCTGCGGCGAAGTGGGCGTGGGGCGTATGCTCGAAGCGGTGGAGTTGGCCGACTTACTGGCCGATGTGTCGACGCCGCAAACGCTGGCGGGCAAAAAAGTGCTGCTCACCGCCGGTGCCACCTTTGAAGCCATCGACCCCGTGCGCGGCATCACCAATATTTCCAGCGGCCAAATGGGCTTGGCTTTGGCGCGCGCCTGCCGTGCTGCCGGTGCCGAAGTAACCCTGATTTACGGGCAAGTGCAGGCACCGATTCCGGCCGGATTGGCGCAAGCCGTGCAAGCCGTGAGCGCCGAAGCCATGTATGCCGCCGTACACCGCCATATCGGCCGCCAAGATATTTTTATTGCCGTGGCCGCGGTGGCCGACTACAAAGTGAAAAACAGCCACGCGCAAAAACTGAAAAAAGACCTTTCCGGCAGCCCGCCGCTGATTGAACTGGCCGAAAACCCCGACATCCTCGCTTCCGTGGCCGCCTTGCCGCAGCCGCCGTTTTGCGTGGGCTTTGCCGCCGAAAGCGAACGGGTGCTGGAATATGCCCGCATTAAGCGCGCCAAGAAAAACATTCCCATGCTGGTGGCTAACCAAGTAGCGCAAGCCATGGGCAAAGACAGCAATCAAGTTACTATCTTAGACCAACACGGCGAAACCGCACTGCCGCACATGAGCAAAGCCGACACCGCCACCGCAATTGTGGCGCATTTGGCGGGTTTGTTGGTTTAG
- a CDS encoding condensin complex protein MksE — MSNYFSDICHQLLSGNIIDQVRFPHLYDELTNEDFLNQVNDFLAKLQRRCTGTANGSGYYCVYTDARSPEVQAAVRRQFNEWAEKIEPLLMWLRLCRNVSENDHPIRSGEIIRHSELLVHIEQSERARSQLAEIIKLLERKSSEAKEQLNSLLGYLEKEHYLYPINNSGAVYRATAKWDLLYEQLAYIAACENISLAENPAEQEVLL, encoded by the coding sequence ATGAGCAACTATTTTAGCGATATCTGCCACCAGCTGCTTTCCGGCAACATCATCGACCAAGTACGTTTTCCACATCTTTATGATGAATTGACCAACGAAGATTTCTTAAATCAAGTCAACGACTTTTTGGCCAAATTGCAACGGCGCTGCACCGGCACCGCCAATGGCAGCGGCTATTACTGTGTTTACACCGATGCCCGCTCACCCGAAGTACAAGCCGCTGTACGCCGGCAATTCAACGAATGGGCAGAAAAAATAGAACCTTTACTGATGTGGCTGCGTTTGTGCCGCAATGTAAGCGAAAACGACCATCCCATCAGAAGCGGTGAAATCATACGGCACAGCGAATTATTGGTGCACATTGAGCAGTCCGAACGCGCCCGCAGTCAGCTTGCCGAAATCATCAAACTGCTGGAGCGCAAAAGCAGCGAAGCCAAAGAACAGCTCAACAGCCTGCTGGGGTATTTGGAAAAAGAACACTATCTTTATCCCATCAACAACAGCGGTGCGGTATACCGCGCCACCGCCAAATGGGATTTGCTGTACGAACAGCTGGCCTATATTGCCGCATGCGAAAATATCTCCTTGGCAGAGAATCCGGCTGAACAGGAAGTTTTATTATGA
- a CDS encoding Hint domain-containing protein, producing the protein MISATIRAVAVAVAVADGNAQSNFNLFFPACSLADFKADAIQEGLSGDAMHRFIQTKATENMQSSTIGCFIKGTLVETQEGWTPIDELKVGDLVMARPENGIGEAVQKRVVNTFKFENKAVWLVEIGNPKLKRESGGARFAATPNHPVCVYGAVNNLFIQSRFGELGRVELEVDVERDDDWNEKFEALSEFVATPYTYTLYEQPLWKRVDQLERGDVVLDWQNNYRVVEMVRPLYAVPDNNAVWVQGYSDRYDWEQSAIGHIYDLTLSKDNDYTFQRAVALHVRNDEMLLAVDEQGQRTYQPYLTDVYNIEVEDYHTYCVTRSGILVYNTNCDKTQREGALG; encoded by the coding sequence ATGATTAGCGCCACCATCCGTGCCGTTGCCGTTGCCGTTGCCGTTGCCGATGGCAATGCGCAGAGCAATTTCAATTTATTCTTCCCGGCTTGCTCGCTGGCGGATTTTAAAGCCGATGCGATTCAAGAAGGCTTGTCCGGCGATGCCATGCACCGCTTTATCCAGACCAAAGCCACAGAAAACATGCAGTCGTCGACCATCGGCTGCTTTATCAAAGGCACACTGGTGGAAACACAAGAGGGCTGGACGCCGATTGACGAACTGAAAGTGGGCGATCTGGTGATGGCGCGCCCGGAAAACGGCATCGGTGAGGCGGTGCAGAAACGGGTGGTGAATACCTTTAAGTTTGAAAATAAAGCAGTATGGCTTGTTGAGATTGGCAATCCAAAGCTTAAAAGAGAATCTGGGGGAGCGCGGTTTGCTGCCACCCCTAACCACCCGGTGTGTGTGTATGGTGCGGTCAATAATCTGTTTATCCAAAGCCGCTTTGGTGAGCTGGGTAGGGTTGAGTTGGAGGTAGATGTCGAGCGCGATGATGACTGGAATGAGAAATTCGAGGCACTGAGTGAGTTTGTCGCCACCCCCTATACCTATACCCTATACGAGCAGCCGTTATGGAAGCGGGTGGATCAGCTTGAACGCGGTGATGTGGTATTGGATTGGCAGAATAATTATCGTGTAGTGGAAATGGTCAGACCACTCTATGCTGTACCTGATAATAATGCTGTTTGGGTTCAGGGCTATAGTGATAGATATGATTGGGAACAATCAGCAATTGGTCATATTTATGATTTAACCCTATCTAAAGACAATGATTACACATTTCAGCGGGCAGTAGCGCTCCATGTACGCAACGATGAAATGCTGCTGGCTGTGGATGAGCAGGGGCAACGCACTTATCAGCCATATTTAACCGATGTCTACAATATAGAGGTGGAGGACTACCATACCTATTGCGTGACCCGATCCGGTATTTTGGTGTACAACACCAATTGCGATAAAACCCAACGGGAGGGAGCCCTTGGATGA
- a CDS encoding ABC transporter permease subunit, giving the protein MHKQKLSWFLKLMLVFGFAFLYLPLVILVVYSFNESRLVTIWGGFSTKWYAELLQNGVILEAAWLSIRIALASATAAVVLGTLAGYALARIKRFKGSTLFAGMVSAPMVMPDVITGLSMLLLIIQVQMLLQNSGFLQFLYFERGWFTIWLGHTTLCMAYVTVVIRSRLTELDQSLEEAAKDLGARPLKIFFLITLPLIAPAIASGFLLAVTLSLDDLVITSFLSGPGSSTLPMVIFSKIKLGLDPQMNVLATLFIAVVGTLVIAMNYFIMRQTTRREREMAEAYRQSQQLEQQAAK; this is encoded by the coding sequence ATGCATAAGCAGAAATTATCGTGGTTTTTAAAACTCATGCTGGTGTTTGGCTTTGCCTTTTTGTATCTGCCGCTGGTGATTTTGGTGGTGTATTCCTTTAACGAATCGCGCTTGGTTACCATCTGGGGCGGCTTCTCCACCAAATGGTATGCCGAGCTGCTGCAAAACGGCGTGATTTTGGAAGCCGCATGGCTGTCGATCCGCATCGCCTTGGCTTCGGCCACCGCTGCGGTGGTATTGGGTACTTTGGCAGGCTACGCCTTGGCGCGCATCAAGCGCTTTAAAGGCAGCACCCTGTTTGCGGGCATGGTGTCCGCGCCAATGGTGATGCCCGATGTGATTACCGGCCTCTCCATGCTGCTGCTGATTATTCAGGTGCAAATGTTGTTGCAAAACAGCGGCTTTTTGCAGTTTCTGTATTTTGAGCGCGGCTGGTTCACCATTTGGCTGGGGCACACCACTTTGTGCATGGCCTATGTCACCGTGGTCATCCGTTCACGCCTCACCGAGCTGGATCAATCGCTAGAAGAAGCCGCCAAAGACTTGGGCGCACGGCCATTGAAAATCTTTTTCCTGATTACCCTGCCCTTAATTGCCCCGGCGATTGCCTCCGGCTTTTTGCTGGCGGTTACCTTATCGCTGGATGATTTGGTGATTACCTCCTTCTTGTCCGGCCCCGGTTCGTCTACCCTGCCGATGGTGATATTCTCCAAAATCAAGCTGGGGCTGGATCCGCAAATGAACGTATTGGCCACCCTCTTTATCGCCGTGGTGGGCACGCTGGTGATTGCCATGAACTACTTTATCATGCGCCAAACCACCCGCCGCGAACGTGAAATGGCCGAAGCCTATCGGCAAAGCCAGCAGTTGGAACAACAAGCCGCAAAATAA
- a CDS encoding NAD(P)-dependent alcohol dehydrogenase: MSMMKAAVFLEKGRIELVDKKIPDVGPNDALVKITTTTICGTDVHILKGEYPVAKNLTVGHEPVGIIEKLGSNVKGYHEGQRVIAGAICPSFTSYPSQDGFPSQDGAYLQEDGTCSCHGYKATAGWRFGNMIDGTQAEYVLVPDAQANLAPIPDGLSDEEVLMCPDIMSTGFKGAENADIKIGDIVVVFAQGPIGLCATAGARLRGASTIIAVDGNDARLAMAKKLGATVTLNFNNVDVVDEVMKLTGGRGADASIECLGLQATFEQALRVLKPGGTLSSLGVYSQDLTIPMQYFAAGLGDHTIRTALCPGGKERMRRLMNVVQSGGVDLKPLVTHTYQLDDIVEAYDLFAHQRDGVLKVAIKP, translated from the coding sequence ATGAGCATGATGAAAGCCGCTGTTTTTCTGGAAAAAGGCCGTATTGAGCTGGTTGACAAGAAAATCCCCGATGTCGGCCCCAACGATGCGTTGGTAAAAATCACCACCACCACCATTTGCGGCACCGATGTGCATATTTTGAAGGGCGAATATCCGGTGGCGAAAAACCTCACCGTGGGGCATGAGCCGGTGGGCATTATTGAAAAACTGGGCAGCAATGTGAAAGGCTACCATGAAGGCCAGCGGGTGATTGCCGGTGCCATTTGCCCCAGCTTTACTTCCTATCCTTCGCAAGATGGGTTCCCCTCGCAAGACGGTGCCTATCTCCAAGAAGACGGCACCTGCTCCTGCCACGGCTACAAGGCCACTGCGGGCTGGCGCTTTGGTAATATGATCGACGGCACTCAGGCCGAATATGTGCTGGTGCCGGATGCGCAAGCCAATCTGGCGCCGATTCCGGATGGTTTGAGCGATGAAGAAGTGCTGATGTGTCCGGATATTATGTCCACCGGTTTTAAGGGCGCGGAAAACGCCGATATTAAAATCGGCGATATTGTGGTGGTGTTTGCGCAAGGCCCCATCGGCTTGTGCGCCACCGCCGGCGCGCGTTTGCGCGGTGCCAGCACAATTATTGCGGTAGACGGCAACGATGCCCGCTTGGCAATGGCCAAAAAACTGGGCGCCACGGTAACGCTGAATTTCAATAATGTGGATGTGGTGGACGAAGTGATGAAGCTCACCGGCGGGCGCGGTGCCGATGCCAGCATTGAATGCTTGGGCTTGCAGGCCACGTTTGAGCAGGCTTTGCGCGTGCTCAAACCCGGCGGCACTTTGTCGAGCCTAGGTGTGTATTCGCAAGACCTCACCATTCCGATGCAGTATTTTGCGGCGGGCTTGGGCGACCACACCATCCGCACAGCCTTGTGCCCCGGCGGCAAAGAGCGTATGCGCCGCCTGATGAATGTGGTGCAAAGCGGCGGCGTAGACTTGAAGCCGCTGGTTACCCACACTTATCAGCTGGATGATATTGTGGAAGCCTACGATTTGTTTGCCCATCAGCGTGACGGCGTATTGAAAGTGGCGATTAAGCCGTAA
- a CDS encoding ABC transporter ATP-binding protein translates to MSEPSAAKAAKIPYLQIKDIVKTYGDNYAVDHVSLNIDKHEIFALLGSSGSGKSTLLRILAGMETPSQGQIILDGQDITKLQPYDRPINMMFQSYALFPHMTVEQNIAFGLKQDKLSKDEIAARVEEMLRLVQMSRYAKRKPHQLSGGQQQRVALARSLAKRPKLLLLDEPLGALDKKLRQQTQLELVNTLEQVGATCIMVTHDQEEAMTMATRIAIMSEGQLMQVGPPSDIYDYPNSRFTAEFIGETNIIPGKVTVDKIDHVVIECPDLQNPVRLGHGITGPEDQKIWLSIRPEDINLHREQPLEQGEYNWAQGTVKEIAYLGSFAIFHVRLPSGKIIKSQILSSYWELNKITPPTWDETVYISWPDNQPTPLNR, encoded by the coding sequence ATGAGCGAACCCAGCGCAGCCAAAGCCGCCAAAATCCCGTATCTGCAAATCAAGGACATCGTGAAAACCTACGGCGACAACTACGCCGTGGATCATGTCAGCCTCAATATCGACAAGCACGAAATTTTTGCCTTGCTGGGCAGCTCCGGCAGCGGCAAATCCACCTTGCTGCGCATATTGGCGGGCATGGAAACCCCCAGCCAAGGGCAGATTATTCTGGACGGGCAAGACATCACCAAATTGCAGCCCTACGACCGCCCCATCAACATGATGTTCCAAAGCTATGCCCTGTTTCCGCACATGACGGTAGAGCAAAACATCGCCTTCGGCCTGAAGCAAGACAAGCTGAGCAAAGACGAAATTGCCGCACGGGTGGAAGAAATGCTGCGGCTGGTGCAAATGAGCCGCTACGCCAAGCGCAAGCCGCACCAGCTTTCTGGCGGCCAGCAACAGCGCGTGGCCTTGGCACGCAGCCTAGCCAAACGCCCGAAACTGCTGCTGCTGGACGAGCCTTTGGGCGCCCTAGACAAAAAACTGCGCCAACAAACCCAATTGGAGCTGGTGAACACACTGGAGCAAGTGGGCGCTACCTGTATTATGGTTACCCACGATCAGGAAGAAGCCATGACCATGGCCACCCGCATTGCCATTATGTCCGAAGGGCAATTGATGCAGGTAGGCCCGCCCAGCGATATTTACGACTATCCCAACAGCCGCTTTACCGCCGAATTCATCGGCGAAACCAACATCATCCCCGGCAAAGTAACGGTAGACAAAATTGATCATGTGGTGATTGAATGCCCTGATTTGCAAAATCCGGTGCGGCTGGGTCACGGCATTACCGGCCCGGAAGACCAGAAAATTTGGCTCTCCATACGCCCTGAAGACATCAACCTGCATCGCGAGCAGCCGCTTGAGCAAGGCGAATACAACTGGGCGCAAGGCACGGTGAAAGAAATCGCCTATCTGGGCAGCTTTGCCATTTTCCACGTACGCCTGCCCTCGGGCAAAATCATCAAAAGTCAGATATTGTCGTCTTATTGGGAGCTCAACAAAATCACTCCGCCCACTTGGGACGAAACCGTCTACATCAGCTGGCCCGACAACCAGCCCACCCCGCTGAACCGCTAA
- the dut gene encoding dUTP diphosphatase, producing the protein MNPTVELKILNPQMADQLPQYATAGAAGLDLRACLDAPVVLQPGEVYLVPTGIAIHLANPAYAAVLLPRSGLGHKHGIVLGNLVGLIDSDYQGELKVSLWNRSHQAFTIAPLERIAQMVVVPVAQAVFEVVDEFAASQRGEGGFGSTGQH; encoded by the coding sequence ATGAACCCCACCGTAGAATTAAAAATCCTTAATCCCCAAATGGCCGACCAACTGCCGCAATACGCCACCGCCGGTGCCGCCGGGCTGGACTTGCGTGCCTGCTTGGACGCGCCGGTCGTTTTGCAACCGGGCGAGGTGTATCTGGTGCCCACCGGCATCGCCATCCACTTGGCCAATCCCGCCTATGCCGCCGTGCTGCTGCCGCGCTCGGGCTTGGGGCATAAACACGGCATTGTGCTGGGCAATTTGGTGGGGCTGATTGACTCGGATTATCAGGGCGAATTGAAAGTGTCGCTGTGGAACCGCAGCCACCAAGCCTTCACCATCGCCCCGCTGGAGCGCATCGCGCAAATGGTGGTGGTGCCGGTGGCGCAAGCGGTGTTTGAAGTGGTGGACGAATTTGCCGCCAGCCAACGTGGCGAAGGCGGATTTGGCAGTACCGGCCAACATTAA
- a CDS encoding general secretion pathway protein GspG has protein sequence MNTLPFQADIAARMQADTDETIHPQAVFYQTANGYWLAWHNGIAAVLAPDTPPDIPCDWVEGAHDLAEIVALVESGEYAEVEEFDGDDEAWQAAIDAQQHHH, from the coding sequence ATGAACACCTTGCCTTTTCAGGCCGACATTGCCGCGCGCATGCAGGCTGACACCGATGAAACCATCCACCCGCAAGCCGTGTTTTACCAAACCGCCAACGGCTACTGGCTGGCTTGGCACAACGGCATTGCCGCCGTGTTGGCACCGGACACCCCGCCCGACATTCCCTGCGATTGGGTGGAAGGCGCGCACGATTTGGCCGAAATCGTGGCCTTGGTGGAAAGCGGCGAATACGCCGAAGTAGAAGAATTTGACGGCGACGACGAGGCTTGGCAGGCGGCGATTGATGCGCAGCAACATCACCATTGA
- a CDS encoding ABC transporter permease subunit, whose translation MLLKRIKNFRPGQGLVVGVPYVWLLLLFLIPFAIVLKISFAEQALAIPPYTPLYTVDGDMGRVNVALSYINYSDIFRDFFGSLWQMFKGGRGDNIYLLTYWLSIKTALTTTIICLLLGYPIAYAISRAPENIRNGLLLAIMLPFWTSFLLRVYAWMSLLGHNGILNNYLLKWGIINTPLDMFYNSFSLNLVMVYAYLPFMVLPLYTQLVKLDGRLLEASADLGAGPIKSFLTITLPLSKVGIIAGSMLVFIPAVGEFVIPELVGGPENLMIGKVLWQAFFDQNNWPLASAVAVVMVILLVFPIALFHRYETREIEGDTGHA comes from the coding sequence TTGCTATTGAAGCGCATCAAAAATTTCCGCCCCGGCCAAGGGCTGGTGGTGGGCGTGCCCTATGTGTGGCTGCTGCTGCTGTTTTTGATTCCGTTTGCCATTGTGTTGAAAATCAGCTTTGCCGAACAAGCGCTGGCGATTCCGCCCTACACGCCGCTGTACACCGTGGATGGCGATATGGGGCGCGTGAATGTGGCGTTAAGCTACATCAATTACAGCGATATTTTCCGCGACTTTTTCGGCTCGCTGTGGCAAATGTTCAAAGGCGGGCGCGGCGACAATATTTATTTACTTACTTATTGGCTGTCGATTAAAACCGCACTCACCACCACCATCATCTGTCTGTTGCTGGGCTACCCGATTGCCTACGCCATTTCGCGCGCGCCGGAAAACATCCGCAACGGCTTGCTGCTGGCGATTATGCTGCCATTTTGGACTTCGTTTCTGCTGCGGGTGTATGCGTGGATGAGCTTGCTCGGCCACAACGGCATTCTGAACAACTACCTGCTCAAATGGGGCATTATCAATACGCCGCTGGATATGTTTTATAACAGCTTTTCTTTAAATCTGGTGATGGTATATGCCTATTTGCCGTTTATGGTGTTGCCGCTGTATACCCAATTGGTGAAGCTCGACGGCCGCCTGCTCGAAGCTTCCGCCGATTTGGGCGCCGGGCCGATTAAGTCTTTCCTCACCATCACCCTGCCTTTATCCAAAGTGGGCATTATCGCCGGCTCTATGCTGGTGTTTATCCCCGCCGTGGGCGAATTTGTAATTCCCGAGTTGGTGGGTGGGCCGGAAAACCTAATGATTGGCAAAGTATTGTGGCAGGCGTTTTTCGACCAAAACAACTGGCCGCTAGCCTCTGCCGTGGCGGTGGTGATGGTGATTTTGCTGGTGTTCCCCATTGCCCTGTTCCACCGCTACGAAACCCGCGAAATCGAAGGAGATACCGGCCATGCATAA